A portion of the Lolium rigidum isolate FL_2022 chromosome 1, APGP_CSIRO_Lrig_0.1, whole genome shotgun sequence genome contains these proteins:
- the LOC124649497 gene encoding 60S ribosomal protein L7-1-like: protein MAEEEGTQQLDFVKETVLKKRKVNEDWAIKNRERKAAKRQRRRNDAKGAIKRPEDFVREFRNKELDLNRMRTRLRVRKLRPAEAVGANLIFAIRIPGTTDVHPDIRKILAKLRLTQVLTGVFLRATEANLKRLAAVELFVTYGIPNLKNVKELIYKKGRGFFDREPFPLTSNDLIEKALGEHGVICLEDVVHEISTVGPHFRETSSFLMPFKLKCPERRLQMKKKPFKAGGDTGNRGDKINELIEKLN, encoded by the exons atggcggaggaggaggggacgCAGCAGCTGGACTTCGTCAAGGAGACGGTGCTGAAGAAGCGGAAGGTGAACGAGGACTGGGCCATCAAGAACCGCGAGCGCAAGGCGGCCAAGCGCCAGCGCCGCCGCAACGACGCCAAGGGCGCCATCAAGCGGCCCGAGGACTTCGTCCGCGAGTTCCGCAACAAGGAGCTCGACCTCAACCGGATGCGGACGCGCCTCAGGGTCCGCAAGCTGCGCCCCGCCGAGGCCGTCGGGGCCAACCTCATCTTCGCCATCCGCATCCCCGG cACCACGGACGTGCACCCGGACATCAGGAAGATTTTGGCCAAGCTGCGGCTCACGCAGGTCCTCACCGGCGTCTTCCTCAGGGCCACCGAGGCTAACCTCAAGAGGCTCGCGGCTGTTGAGCTGTTTGTCACATACGG GATCCCGAATTTGAAGAATGTGAAGGAGCTTATTTACAAGAAGGGTCGTGGGTTCTTCGACAGGGAGCCTTTCCCCCTTACCAGCAATGACCTAATCGAGAAG GCTCTAGGCGAGCACGGCGTCATATGTTTGGAAGATGTCGTGCACGAGATCTCCACGGTCGGGCCGCACTTCAGAGAAACGTCGAGCTTCCTCATGCCGTTCAAGCTCAAGTGTCCCGAGAGGAGGCTGCAGATGAAGAAGAAGCCCTTCAAGGCTGGTGGCGACACAGGCAACCGTGGCGACAAGATCAACGAGCTAATCGAGAAGCTGAACTGA
- the LOC124649217 gene encoding methionine aminopeptidase 2B-like isoform X2, with protein sequence MSGGNIDAATKEMEALHVGKTQETKQENLNKVASVEDVTSPKELKVSDSNDGAPGGQSSPPEDGDDEEHGAAASVAAKKKKKRSKAKKKKDPLQQTDPPSIPIDELFPSGDFPKGEIQEYKDDNLWRTTSEEKREQERLQKPIYNSVRRAAEVHRQVRKYMRSVVKPGMLMIELCETLENMVRKLIKENGLQAGIAFPTGCSLNWVAAHWTPNSGDKTVLQYDDVMKLDFGTHIDGHIVDSAFTVAFNPMFDPLLQATRDATNTGIKEAGIDVRLCDVGAAIQEVMESYEVEIDGKVFQVKSVRNLNGHSIEPYHIHAGKSVPIVKGGEQTKMEEGEFYAIETFGSTGKGFVREDLECSHYMKNFDVGHVPLRVAKSKQLLGTINNNFGTLAFCRRYLDRIGEAKYLMALKNLCDVGIVQPIPPLCDVKGSYVSQSEHTILLRPTCKEVISRGDDY encoded by the exons ATGTCTGGGGGGAACATCGATGCAGCAACCAAGGAGATGGAGGCATTACATGTTGGGAAGACTCAAGAAACCAAA CAGGAGAATCTGAATAAGGTGGCTAGTGTAGAAGATGTAACCTCGCCAAAAGAACTCAAAGTTTCAGATAGCAATGATGGGGCTCCCGGAGGTCAGTCCTCGCCACCGGAAGATGGAGATGATGAGGAACATGGAGCAGCAG CTTCAGTGGCtgcgaagaagaaaaagaagagaagcAAGGCCAA AAAGAAGAAGGACCCTCTTCAGCAGACAGATCCTCCATCAATCCCTATTGATGAGCTTTTCCCTTCAGGAGATTTTCCTAAGGGTGAAATCCAGGAATACAAGGATGA TAATTTGTGGAGAACAACTAGTGAAGAAAAGAGGGAACAAGAACGACTACAAAAGCCTATATACAATTCTGTTCGCCGAGCAGCAGAAGTTCATAGACAG GTTCGTAAATATATGAGGAGCGTGGTGAAGCCTGGGATGTTAATGATCGAACTATGCGAGACTTTGGAAAACATGGTTCGGAAACTTATAAAGGAGAATGGACTGCAAGCTGGTATTGCTTTTCCAACAGGATGCTCATTGAATTG GGTTGCAGCTCACTGGActccaaattctggtgataaaacTGTACTACAGTATGATGATGTGATGAAGCTGGATTTTGGGACACATATAGATG GGCACATAGTTGATTCTGCATTTACGGTTGCATTCAATCCCATGTTTGATCCATTGCTTCAAGCAACGAGAGACGCCACAAATACCGGAATCAAG GAAGCTGGAATAGATGTACGGCTTTGTGATGTCGGTGCTGCAATCCAAGAAGTCATGGAGTCATATGAGGTTGAAATTGATGGGAAAGTTTTCCAAG TAAAAAGTGTGAGAAACCTCAATGGTCACAGCATTGAACCGTACCATATCCATGCTGGGAAATCAGTTCCAATTGTAAAAGGTGGGGAGCAAACAAAAATGGAAGAGGGTGAATTTTATGCAATTGAAACTTTTGGGTCCACAG GAAAGGGGTTTGTGAGGGAGGACTTGGAATGCAGTCATTACATGAAGAACTTTGATGTTGGGCATGTACCATTGAGGGTTGCCAAATCCAAGCAACTTCTCGGGACAATCAATAACAACTTTGGAACACTTGCGTTTTGCCGTCGTTACTTGGACCGTATCGGTGAGGCCAAGTATCTCATGGCACTGAAAAATCTATGTGATGTTGGCATTGTGCAG CCGATCCCTCCATTGTGCgacgtgaagggcagctatgtgTCGCAATCCGAGCACACCATCTTGCTCCGACCAACCTGTAAAGAAGTCATATCCAGAGGCGATGACTACTGA
- the LOC124649384 gene encoding sugar-phosphatase AraL-like, producing the protein MSSAPAPVFERLAGIRPLAESGRFKAWFLDQFGVLHDGKKPYPGAVLALEKLAGNGAKMVIISNSSRRSSVTMEKLSSLGFDTSCFLGAITSGELTHQYLQKRDDPWFAALGRKCIHLTWGSRGAISLEGLGLQVVSNVDDAEFILVHGTEALGLPSGDPLPKSLEELEQVLVLGSEKRLPMVVANPDYVTVEARELRVMPGTLAAKYESLGGEVKWMGKPDKVIYTSAMSVAGVEAHECITVGDSLHHDIKGANGAGMASAFVTAGIHAAELGLNEFGETAGDDAVSALCCKHSSYPSHVLPSFTW; encoded by the exons ATGTCATCAGCGCCGGCGCCGGTGTTCGAGAGGCTTGCAGGGATCCGACCCCTCGCCGAGTCCGGCCGCTTCAAG GCATGGTTCCTGGACCAGTTTGGTGTTCTTCATGACGGCAAGAAACCTTACCCTGGCGCCGTCTTGGCAT TGGAGAAGCTTGCGGGGAATGGCGCGAAGATGGTGATAATCAGCAACTCCTCGAGACGGTCGTCGGTGACCATGGAGAAGCTGAGCAGCCTTGGTTTCGACACGTCTTGTTTTCTTGGAGCGATCACTAGCGGGGAGCTCACGCATCAGTACCTTCAGAA GAGGGATGACCCATGGTTTGCGGCTCTTGGAAGGAAGTGTATCCATCTGACATGGGGCAGCCGAGGAGCAATTTCTCTGGAG GGCCTTGGTTTGCAAGTTGTGAGCAATGTTGATGATGCAGAGTTTATACTAGTCCATGGTACTGAAGCCCTGGGTTTGCCTTCAGGTGATCCGCTTCCCAAAAGCCTTGAGGAGCTTGAGCAGGTTCTAGTGCTTGGTAGTGAAAAACGACTCCCAATGGTGGTAGCTAATCCAGATTATGTCACTGTTGAAGCTCGAGAGCTGCGTGTCATGCCTG GTACTCTGGCAGCAAAATATGAGAGCCTTGGTGGTGAAGTAAAGTGGATGGGAAAGCCTGATAAG GTTATCTATACATCAGCAATGTCCGTAGCAGGTGTTGAAGCCCACGAATGTATCACCGTTGGGGATTCGCTGCATCACGACATCAAAGGCGCTAACGGAGCAGGAATGGCATCTGCGTTCGTCACCGCAGGGATCCATGCGGCTGAACTTGGACTCAACGAATTTGGAGAAACTGCTGGAGATGATGCCGTCAGCGCATTGTGTTGCAAACATAGCTCATACCCATCTCATGTGTTGCCTTCATTTACATGGTAG
- the LOC124649217 gene encoding methionine aminopeptidase 2B-like isoform X1: protein MSGGNIDAATKEMEALHVGKTQETKQENLNKVASVEDVTSPKELKVSDSNDGAPGGQSSPPEDGDDEEHGAAASVAAKKKKKRSKANRKKKDPLQQTDPPSIPIDELFPSGDFPKGEIQEYKDDNLWRTTSEEKREQERLQKPIYNSVRRAAEVHRQVRKYMRSVVKPGMLMIELCETLENMVRKLIKENGLQAGIAFPTGCSLNWVAAHWTPNSGDKTVLQYDDVMKLDFGTHIDGHIVDSAFTVAFNPMFDPLLQATRDATNTGIKEAGIDVRLCDVGAAIQEVMESYEVEIDGKVFQVKSVRNLNGHSIEPYHIHAGKSVPIVKGGEQTKMEEGEFYAIETFGSTGKGFVREDLECSHYMKNFDVGHVPLRVAKSKQLLGTINNNFGTLAFCRRYLDRIGEAKYLMALKNLCDVGIVQPIPPLCDVKGSYVSQSEHTILLRPTCKEVISRGDDY, encoded by the exons ATGTCTGGGGGGAACATCGATGCAGCAACCAAGGAGATGGAGGCATTACATGTTGGGAAGACTCAAGAAACCAAA CAGGAGAATCTGAATAAGGTGGCTAGTGTAGAAGATGTAACCTCGCCAAAAGAACTCAAAGTTTCAGATAGCAATGATGGGGCTCCCGGAGGTCAGTCCTCGCCACCGGAAGATGGAGATGATGAGGAACATGGAGCAGCAG CTTCAGTGGCtgcgaagaagaaaaagaagagaagcAAGGCCAA TAGAAAGAAGAAGGACCCTCTTCAGCAGACAGATCCTCCATCAATCCCTATTGATGAGCTTTTCCCTTCAGGAGATTTTCCTAAGGGTGAAATCCAGGAATACAAGGATGA TAATTTGTGGAGAACAACTAGTGAAGAAAAGAGGGAACAAGAACGACTACAAAAGCCTATATACAATTCTGTTCGCCGAGCAGCAGAAGTTCATAGACAG GTTCGTAAATATATGAGGAGCGTGGTGAAGCCTGGGATGTTAATGATCGAACTATGCGAGACTTTGGAAAACATGGTTCGGAAACTTATAAAGGAGAATGGACTGCAAGCTGGTATTGCTTTTCCAACAGGATGCTCATTGAATTG GGTTGCAGCTCACTGGActccaaattctggtgataaaacTGTACTACAGTATGATGATGTGATGAAGCTGGATTTTGGGACACATATAGATG GGCACATAGTTGATTCTGCATTTACGGTTGCATTCAATCCCATGTTTGATCCATTGCTTCAAGCAACGAGAGACGCCACAAATACCGGAATCAAG GAAGCTGGAATAGATGTACGGCTTTGTGATGTCGGTGCTGCAATCCAAGAAGTCATGGAGTCATATGAGGTTGAAATTGATGGGAAAGTTTTCCAAG TAAAAAGTGTGAGAAACCTCAATGGTCACAGCATTGAACCGTACCATATCCATGCTGGGAAATCAGTTCCAATTGTAAAAGGTGGGGAGCAAACAAAAATGGAAGAGGGTGAATTTTATGCAATTGAAACTTTTGGGTCCACAG GAAAGGGGTTTGTGAGGGAGGACTTGGAATGCAGTCATTACATGAAGAACTTTGATGTTGGGCATGTACCATTGAGGGTTGCCAAATCCAAGCAACTTCTCGGGACAATCAATAACAACTTTGGAACACTTGCGTTTTGCCGTCGTTACTTGGACCGTATCGGTGAGGCCAAGTATCTCATGGCACTGAAAAATCTATGTGATGTTGGCATTGTGCAG CCGATCCCTCCATTGTGCgacgtgaagggcagctatgtgTCGCAATCCGAGCACACCATCTTGCTCCGACCAACCTGTAAAGAAGTCATATCCAGAGGCGATGACTACTGA